From Serratia fonticola:
GGCGATGGTGGCGGGTTCGTTTATCGGCCAGAAGGTGATCGTTAACGAATTCGTGGCCTACATGAACTTTGGGGCTTACCTGCGTCCGGATGACGTGGTGGCCGCTGAGGGGCTACAGGTGCTGTCACAGCACACCAAGGCGATCATCTCCTTTGCGCTGTGCGGGTTTGCCAACCTCTCTTCCGTAGCTATCCTGCTGGGTGGTCTAGGCAGCATGGCACCAGGCCGTCGTCACGATATTGCCCGCTTCGGGTTGAAAGCGGTGGCAGCCGGTACCTTATCTAACCTGATGAGCGCCACCATCGCCGGATTCTTCCTAGCGTTGTAAGCTATACTTGGTATCAACAACCAGGCTCCTGAAGGGGGCCTGGTTACCTGCAAAAAGGGCATTCGCCTGATGACCGCCGTCTCTTTAGTGAATTTGTGAACAATATCGCGTTATTTTGTGATGATCTTCACATATAATTCAGTTCTGTTACAGTGCTATCCTGTGTAGTGTGAATCAGAACACAAATATGCCAGAGTGATCGTGTTGAAATAGCGATGGCTGGCTATTCGAAAATCGAAGGGCTATGTGCGGTGAGAAGGATCTCAGTTGCTGGCGTGGGAAGACTATCCCGCGCGCTATCTTCAAGGAACCAAGTCCGCTCGCCAACATCAGAATGCTCAGTTGGAGAGTTTTATGACCGAATTAACCGCAGCAGCGCAACGTGCGCTGAACCTGATGGATTTAACCACGCTGAACGAAGATGACACCGACGAGAAAGTGATCGCGTTGTGTCGTCAGGCGAACAGCCCGGCAGGCCATACTGCCGCCATCTGTATCTATCCGCGTTTTATCCCGATTGCCCGCAAAACGCTGCGTGAGCAGGGGACGCCAGATATCCGTATCGCCACCGTCACCAACTTCCCGCATGGCAATGATGATATCGACATCGCCGTGGCAGAAACCCGTGCGGCCATCACCTACGGTGCCGATGAAGTTGACGTGGTATTCCCTTACCGTGCCCTGATGGCCGGTAACGAGGAAGTCGGGTTTGAGCTGGTCAAACAGTGCAAGCAGGCCTGCGCCGCTGCCAACGT
This genomic window contains:
- the deoC gene encoding deoxyribose-phosphate aldolase, which codes for MTELTAAAQRALNLMDLTTLNEDDTDEKVIALCRQANSPAGHTAAICIYPRFIPIARKTLREQGTPDIRIATVTNFPHGNDDIDIAVAETRAAITYGADEVDVVFPYRALMAGNEEVGFELVKQCKQACAAANVLLKVIIETGELKQAELIRKASEISIKAGADFIKTSTGKVPVNATLESAELMMTVIRDMGVGKTVGFKPAGGVRTAEDAQQYLQLAGRLLGEDWADARHFRFGASSLLASLLTTLGHSTQAAGNGY